Proteins co-encoded in one Nitrospirae bacterium YQR-1 genomic window:
- a CDS encoding sigma-70 family RNA polymerase sigma factor: protein MDAEKYLEENLPVIKQAIKSLCAKYDVGGPELQDCTGRVLEKLIEEDYKKIRAYGGRSSFKTYITTVVRCLIIDIFRETEGRQRVSGSVKAQGKTAEILYKLIIRDGIPIDEATEILSKNYKISITTDEVYKLAETFSKKDRIKIDPIDSYSIDEIAPGNATPESVMEEQRLQTLYSKVMIAVQIITSQLLPEEILMINMRFQDNINVSEIARILKVERAAIDKGLKTIFVKLKEELLKRGISKSGIQEVFEYIERKGGDE from the coding sequence GTGGACGCTGAAAAATATTTAGAGGAAAATCTGCCTGTAATAAAGCAGGCGATAAAATCTCTTTGTGCAAAATACGATGTAGGTGGTCCGGAGCTGCAGGATTGCACAGGGCGCGTTTTAGAGAAATTAATAGAAGAAGACTACAAGAAAATACGCGCCTATGGTGGAAGGAGTTCTTTTAAAACATACATAACCACCGTGGTACGTTGTCTGATAATAGATATTTTCAGAGAGACGGAAGGACGCCAAAGGGTATCCGGCAGTGTTAAGGCACAAGGAAAGACAGCCGAAATTCTGTATAAATTGATAATACGGGATGGCATACCGATAGATGAGGCCACTGAGATACTGAGTAAAAACTATAAGATCAGTATAACAACTGATGAGGTATATAAGTTGGCTGAGACATTCAGTAAAAAAGACCGCATAAAAATTGATCCGATCGATTCTTATTCGATAGATGAGATTGCTCCCGGCAATGCCACACCGGAATCTGTAATGGAGGAACAAAGGCTCCAGACACTGTACTCAAAGGTAATGATAGCGGTTCAGATAATAACCTCGCAATTGCTCCCCGAGGAGATTTTAATGATCAATATGAGATTTCAGGACAATATAAATGTATCGGAGATAGCAAGAATTTTAAAAGTTGAAAGAGCAGCGATAGATAAAGGGTTGAAGACGATATTTGTAAAGTTAAAGGAAGAGCTCCTCAAAAGGGGGATAAGCAAGTCAGGGATACAGGAAGTGTTTGAATATATAGAAAGAAAGGGCGGCGATGAATAA
- a CDS encoding filamentous hemagglutinin N-terminal domain-containing protein — translation MLLFKKYVLSFFIVVFIVIFPDISLAGISTDGTMGQSSTLTGPNYTISSSLGTTVGTNLFHSFTEFNIYTGESAAFTGSSSIENIISRVTGGSSSYIDGTISCSWGANLYFINPWGVVFGKNASLDVKGSFYVSTADYIKLGGGGKFSATNPSDTILTVSSPVAFGFLSNSPAAIKIDGSFLEVSKGQTIAVVAGDVEIKNGYLYAPEGKIEIASVASGGEAEITTSGITVDSFSALGDINITHDESTRKEIDSVEIGNLDVSGDGGGSIYIRGGNLVMDGAMINSNTYGDKSGGVLDIRLKGDMSLENSSYIFSFTEGAGKSGDITIETGDLNVTGGSQIGSATYGTGQGGNITINASGTINISGYYSSGDSLYRSSIITRTYGDGDAGNITIETGNLNIANAGTIAASASSYSTGNGGDIYIKATDTINISGYYDSGDYLYLSNIASGTSGSGNAGNINIETSNLNLTNSAQISTTAYTGSTGNGGNITIKATGTINISGFYDYGTAVKSSGIYTVTTESGNAGNITIETGNLSITDVGAITSSAYEDSTGNGGDITINASGSINISGSYTTSSGVYYSGILGDTYGSGYGGNLKITANSIYLSDGGEITSESLYGTGDAGDIEIKTYDSLILNNGNIKTSSQSASGGNITINGSNIQLLNTSAVSSSVKSGTDKGGNIAINSDTLCVLDSSYISADADLGYGGDVTINAAAVFLWDSGSALHASSAITGQEGKININSPLSDITGSLISVKHDFLNVEKMLPESCENRRKQRGSFVITGKGNIVPKMVTY, via the coding sequence ATGTTACTTTTTAAAAAATATGTTCTCAGTTTTTTCATTGTAGTGTTCATTGTTATATTTCCAGATATATCTTTAGCCGGAATTTCAACAGACGGCACCATGGGGCAGAGCAGCACTCTTACCGGCCCAAACTACACAATCTCAAGCTCTTTGGGAACAACAGTCGGTACGAATCTTTTTCACAGCTTTACAGAATTTAATATATACACCGGGGAGAGTGCCGCATTTACAGGCTCCTCATCCATAGAAAATATTATATCCCGTGTGACCGGAGGCAGCTCATCCTACATAGACGGTACAATCAGTTGCAGTTGGGGAGCAAACCTCTACTTTATCAATCCGTGGGGGGTGGTGTTTGGTAAAAACGCAAGCCTTGATGTAAAGGGATCGTTTTATGTATCTACGGCGGATTATATAAAACTCGGAGGCGGGGGTAAGTTTAGTGCAACTAATCCCTCAGATACGATATTGACCGTGTCCTCGCCTGTGGCATTTGGTTTTTTAAGCAATAGTCCGGCTGCCATAAAGATAGACGGCAGTTTCCTTGAGGTATCAAAAGGTCAGACCATAGCTGTAGTGGCAGGGGATGTGGAGATAAAAAACGGGTATCTCTACGCACCGGAGGGGAAAATAGAGATAGCAAGTGTGGCCTCCGGCGGAGAGGCTGAAATAACAACATCCGGCATAACCGTTGACAGTTTCTCAGCCCTTGGCGATATAAACATAACTCATGACGAGTCAACACGAAAAGAAATAGACAGCGTTGAAATCGGCAATTTGGATGTAAGCGGTGACGGTGGGGGGTCTATTTATATCAGAGGTGGAAATCTTGTAATGGATGGAGCGATGATAAATTCAAATACGTATGGAGATAAAAGTGGCGGCGTATTAGACATAAGACTAAAAGGGGATATGAGCTTAGAAAATAGTAGTTATATATTCTCATTTACTGAGGGAGCTGGAAAATCAGGGGACATAACTATTGAAACAGGTGATTTAAATGTTACTGGTGGTAGTCAAATAGGCTCAGCTACATATGGAACTGGTCAGGGAGGCAATATTACAATAAATGCAAGTGGTACGATAAATATTTCAGGATACTATAGTTCAGGTGACAGCCTTTATCGTAGTAGCATTATCACTCGTACATATGGAGATGGAGATGCCGGTAATATTACTATAGAAACCGGTAATTTAAATATTGCAAATGCTGGAACAATAGCAGCCTCAGCATCGTCATATAGTACAGGCAATGGTGGGGATATTTATATAAAAGCAACCGACACAATTAATATTTCCGGCTACTATGATTCAGGTGACTATCTTTATTTAAGCAACATTGCCAGTGGAACATCAGGGAGCGGAAATGCCGGTAACATAAATATAGAAACGAGCAATTTAAATTTAACGAACTCAGCCCAAATAAGTACTACTGCATACACCGGAAGCACCGGCAACGGCGGTAATATAACAATAAAGGCAACCGGCACAATTAATATTTCAGGGTTTTATGACTATGGTACTGCTGTAAAAAGTAGTGGTATTTATACCGTTACCACAGAAAGTGGAAATGCAGGAAATATAACAATAGAAACAGGAAATTTAAGTATAACTGATGTTGGTGCAATTACATCATCTGCATACGAAGACAGTACAGGTAATGGAGGCGATATCACAATAAATGCAAGTGGTTCTATCAATATTTCAGGGTCTTATACTACAAGTAGCGGGGTGTATTATAGTGGTATTTTGGGTGACACTTATGGGAGTGGGTATGGTGGAAATTTAAAAATTACTGCAAACAGCATTTACTTATCGGATGGAGGAGAGATAACCAGCGAAAGTTTATATGGCACTGGAGACGCTGGAGACATTGAAATAAAAACTTATGACTCATTGATACTTAATAACGGTAATATTAAGACATCGTCTCAGAGTGCTTCAGGCGGCAATATAACAATAAACGGAAGCAACATCCAACTTCTTAACACAAGTGCTGTGTCATCATCCGTAAAAAGTGGAACAGACAAGGGCGGTAACATCGCAATTAATAGTGACACCCTTTGTGTTCTTGACAGCAGCTACATCTCGGCGGATGCTGACTTAGGATATGGCGGGGACGTAACAATAAATGCGGCAGCCGTGTTTTTATGGGATTCCGGCAGCGCCCTTCATGCCTCATCTGCAATTACCGGACAGGAGGGGAAAATAAATATTAACTCACCGCTTTCCGATATTACCGGTTCTCTCATATCCGTTAAGCATGATTTCTTAAACGTTGAAAAAATGCTTCCCGAAAGCTGTGAAAACAGAAGAAAACAGAGAGGCTCTTTTGTGATTACCGGTAAGGGCAATATAGTACCCAAAATGGTAACGTACTAA
- a CDS encoding DUF2304 domain-containing protein: MSTGSRVLIMVLGLLLFTIIFELVRRRKFREEHSLLWFVVSVCIMSGAFLDDIVNQIAIFLGIGYPPVIILVVLTVLLILSLMYFSIIISDLKGKIKELNQKVAFLEYETRNKNGEGRRP, translated from the coding sequence GTGTCAACCGGTTCAAGGGTATTGATTATGGTTCTGGGGCTTTTGCTTTTCACTATAATATTTGAACTGGTAAGAAGACGTAAATTTCGTGAGGAACATTCGCTTTTATGGTTTGTCGTTAGTGTGTGCATTATGAGCGGGGCCTTTTTAGATGATATTGTAAATCAAATAGCCATATTTCTGGGAATTGGTTATCCACCTGTCATAATTCTGGTAGTTCTGACAGTTTTACTTATACTCTCTCTTATGTACTTTTCCATAATAATCTCGGACCTCAAGGGAAAAATTAAGGAATTAAATCAAAAAGTTGCCTTTCTTGAGTATGAAACCAGAAATAAAAACGGGGAAGGACGGCGTCCTTAG
- a CDS encoding M48 family metalloprotease, translating into MIKILNHAVVFFILCSASVVFADNKDSTVWWIDKHHAVEAKDNPLVGRAERVFERVGAVADKRGDKPPKFFVIKGKGEPWAVSLPDGGILLTEGVLKICYENVSPAEGDSRVAFIIGHELAHLANNDFWHRESFMAFNEQYDEKKADDQSLKAIFESTDDSKKKELAKMKELQADHNGIIYMTLAGYEPKQIVGKRNFFESWTAQVTGRVAYRDNDHPTPKERAEFLRTQLTPVADALDLFTFGVRLYQLGRFEDADMFFKEYAKKFPGREVFNNRGLSHFNMALKVLSGCDANLVSRFYLPTVLYLDTYGGKLVLRGTSTRDARTSECMTNKTFTKHMKEAVNYLTKAVEMESGSVAVRINLSSAFIVLEDYSKAMGVADEALKIKEMPEAVSNKAIALYYFGKTNNLGETADSAIKMLSETSSKNPAFSGAYYNMGRIQTDLKRTASAKESFTRFLDLEKSGLYAEAARKALKTEGDKQLLKSAKMESPLKLGNVKASADKLKRLKESPVKIVEFEGRIYEGDNLKVLVINDGKDDNIEIVEQTVDPAKFPLPVEKPVRRIKTNLGETLVYENFAVDVTDNQVRKVVYFMNGV; encoded by the coding sequence ATGATAAAAATATTAAATCATGCAGTAGTGTTTTTTATTTTATGTAGTGCATCAGTTGTCTTTGCAGACAACAAGGACAGTACTGTATGGTGGATAGACAAACACCACGCAGTGGAGGCAAAAGATAACCCTCTTGTGGGCAGAGCTGAGAGAGTGTTTGAACGGGTTGGAGCGGTAGCCGACAAGAGGGGAGATAAGCCGCCCAAATTCTTTGTTATAAAGGGTAAAGGAGAGCCATGGGCAGTTTCACTTCCTGACGGCGGGATATTATTAACTGAGGGGGTGCTAAAGATATGCTATGAAAACGTGAGTCCTGCAGAGGGAGACTCTCGTGTAGCGTTTATTATCGGGCATGAGTTGGCACATCTGGCAAACAACGATTTTTGGCACAGGGAGTCTTTCATGGCTTTTAACGAGCAATATGATGAGAAGAAGGCGGATGATCAGTCACTGAAGGCTATATTTGAAAGTACGGATGATTCTAAGAAGAAGGAATTAGCTAAGATGAAGGAACTACAGGCTGACCACAATGGGATAATCTACATGACACTTGCCGGATATGAACCAAAGCAGATAGTTGGAAAGAGAAACTTCTTTGAGTCGTGGACGGCACAGGTAACCGGCAGAGTGGCTTACAGGGATAATGACCATCCAACGCCAAAAGAGAGGGCGGAGTTCCTGCGCACTCAACTAACGCCGGTGGCTGATGCACTGGATTTATTCACCTTTGGGGTAAGGCTGTATCAACTTGGCAGGTTTGAGGATGCCGACATGTTCTTCAAAGAGTACGCAAAGAAATTTCCCGGCAGAGAGGTTTTTAATAATAGAGGATTAAGCCATTTTAATATGGCACTAAAAGTCCTCTCAGGGTGTGATGCAAATCTGGTAAGCAGATTTTACTTACCAACTGTCCTGTATTTAGATACATACGGGGGTAAGCTGGTCTTAAGAGGCACTTCAACAAGAGATGCCCGAACATCTGAGTGCATGACTAACAAAACATTCACAAAGCATATGAAAGAGGCGGTAAATTACCTGACAAAGGCAGTAGAGATGGAGAGCGGCTCTGTAGCAGTGAGAATAAATCTTTCATCGGCATTTATAGTTCTTGAGGATTACTCAAAAGCGATGGGTGTGGCGGATGAGGCATTAAAGATTAAGGAGATGCCTGAAGCGGTTAGTAATAAGGCGATAGCATTATACTATTTTGGTAAAACAAATAATTTAGGAGAGACAGCCGATAGCGCAATAAAGATGTTAAGTGAGACCTCAAGTAAAAATCCGGCATTTAGTGGAGCATATTACAACATGGGGCGGATACAAACTGATTTAAAAAGAACTGCATCGGCAAAGGAGTCGTTTACCAGGTTTCTTGATTTAGAGAAATCAGGGTTATATGCCGAGGCGGCACGAAAAGCTCTAAAAACAGAAGGTGATAAACAACTGTTAAAAAGTGCAAAGATGGAATCCCCGCTAAAGCTGGGTAATGTTAAAGCCTCAGCAGACAAACTAAAGCGTTTAAAGGAAAGTCCAGTTAAAATAGTGGAATTTGAAGGGAGGATTTACGAGGGTGATAATCTTAAGGTGCTGGTAATAAACGACGGCAAGGACGACAACATTGAGATAGTGGAGCAAACTGTTGACCCTGCGAAGTTTCCTCTGCCTGTTGAAAAGCCCGTAAGAAGGATTAAGACTAATCTTGGAGAGACGCTGGTGTATGAAAATTTTGCAGTTGATGTTACTGACAATCAGGTAAGAAAGGTAGTTTATTTTATGAATGGCGTATAA
- a CDS encoding CHAT domain-containing protein: MRLIAKYLIKTIVVVFLLTQAGFSQASFDLSFNTAIMEYENGDLKNATKHFREIYEISKNSGNISLRSESIKHLLRAYLSLGKLKNIQSLLPEALTLSEQLNNSAVKAELLNLAALYFMISGNMEKAKELFDEALTIADSLNNAGVLAEILNNLGTYHYLENDYKRALLIYRKALDTSSTGSTLKARVAANMGKTYLALNKNKNAAEFMTESLNSFKVLKDTHEKAIGLVNLGQDFKTAIKDGNIAYNIFNEAARSARSIGDHAALAYALNEIAEIYNEQKRYKEAATLLRKAILLSEQHNTYDNLFFLWKNMGENLKKTDNITDAIEAYKESIKVIDDMGLDIFLNCIFCRKGYFETQVKPVFFDLAELLLETAKTQTGNEEAYLLEAQRVVEQAKEVEIKEYFKDSCMTAYEMKSTSLDKVSPTTAVLYVIPFPKKLDILLSINSRIKIFSVEVTSDDYKKEINLLRQNLEDNESNNYITHAGKLYDWLINPLEEELIRNNIDTIVNIPDGALRTIPFGVLYDGKDFLITKYAVSTTISLALTNPDAFNLQNVQLLSAGVSVERRGFSGLPYATREIKEISGFFKGSVFENDNFTVSRFRAELAEKSYSLIHLATHGVFSGDAAETMILAWDGNLTINDFEQYLKMGRYSSKNALELLTLSACNTAAGDERAALGLAGLAVKTGAKSTIGSLWSVSDEATHELIVGFYKELQKGKLSKAQALRNAQLNLIKGRYFEHPYYWSPFLLIGSWL, encoded by the coding sequence ATGAGGCTTATTGCAAAATATTTAATCAAAACTATAGTAGTAGTTTTTTTATTAACTCAGGCGGGATTTTCTCAGGCCTCGTTTGACTTATCTTTTAACACCGCCATTATGGAATATGAAAACGGTGACCTTAAAAACGCAACAAAGCATTTCAGAGAAATTTATGAAATCAGCAAGAACTCAGGTAATATTTCCCTTCGTTCTGAGAGTATAAAGCACCTTCTTAGAGCATACCTGTCTTTAGGAAAGCTAAAAAACATTCAAAGCCTTCTCCCCGAAGCTCTTACCCTCTCTGAGCAACTGAATAACTCCGCTGTAAAAGCCGAACTTCTTAACCTTGCAGCACTATATTTCATGATTTCAGGAAACATGGAAAAAGCAAAGGAACTTTTCGATGAAGCTCTGACTATTGCCGATAGCTTGAACAATGCAGGAGTACTGGCTGAGATTTTAAACAATCTTGGAACTTATCATTATTTAGAGAATGATTACAAGAGGGCTCTGCTTATTTATCGAAAGGCTTTAGACACCTCCTCCACCGGCAGCACATTAAAAGCCAGAGTTGCTGCTAACATGGGAAAAACATACCTTGCTCTAAATAAAAACAAAAATGCAGCAGAATTTATGACTGAATCGTTAAATAGTTTTAAAGTTTTAAAAGACACACATGAAAAAGCCATCGGGTTAGTCAATTTGGGGCAGGATTTTAAGACTGCGATAAAGGACGGAAACATCGCTTACAACATTTTTAATGAGGCGGCACGAAGCGCTCGTTCAATTGGAGATCATGCAGCACTGGCTTACGCATTAAATGAAATAGCCGAAATATATAACGAACAAAAGCGCTACAAAGAGGCGGCTACACTTTTGCGAAAAGCAATTCTGTTGTCGGAGCAGCATAATACCTATGATAATTTATTTTTTCTTTGGAAAAACATGGGGGAAAATCTGAAGAAAACCGATAATATTACAGACGCTATTGAGGCATATAAGGAATCAATAAAGGTAATAGATGATATGGGGCTGGATATTTTCCTAAATTGCATATTTTGCCGGAAAGGCTATTTTGAGACACAGGTAAAACCCGTGTTTTTTGATTTAGCGGAATTACTCTTAGAAACAGCTAAAACTCAGACAGGAAACGAAGAGGCGTATCTTTTGGAAGCTCAAAGGGTGGTGGAGCAAGCCAAAGAAGTCGAAATTAAAGAATACTTTAAGGACTCCTGCATGACAGCATATGAGATGAAATCAACATCTCTTGATAAGGTTTCGCCGACTACCGCCGTTTTATATGTCATCCCATTTCCGAAAAAACTTGATATTTTACTAAGTATAAATTCAAGAATTAAGATTTTTTCAGTAGAGGTAACGTCAGATGATTACAAAAAAGAGATAAACCTGTTAAGACAAAATCTTGAGGATAATGAATCGAACAACTACATTACACATGCCGGCAAACTTTATGACTGGCTGATAAATCCTCTCGAAGAGGAACTCATTCGAAATAATATTGATACCATCGTTAATATACCTGATGGGGCGTTAAGGACTATACCTTTTGGAGTACTTTATGATGGAAAGGACTTTTTGATAACTAAATATGCTGTTTCAACAACTATAAGTCTTGCATTGACAAACCCTGACGCATTTAATCTGCAAAACGTGCAACTTCTTTCAGCCGGTGTATCTGTAGAGAGGCGTGGGTTTTCAGGGCTTCCCTATGCAACACGGGAAATTAAAGAAATCAGCGGATTTTTTAAAGGAAGCGTGTTTGAAAACGATAATTTTACCGTCTCAAGGTTTAGAGCTGAACTGGCGGAAAAATCATATTCCTTAATTCATCTTGCCACACATGGAGTGTTCAGTGGGGATGCCGCAGAGACAATGATTCTTGCATGGGATGGAAATCTTACAATCAATGATTTTGAGCAATACTTAAAGATGGGACGATACAGCAGTAAAAATGCCCTGGAGTTGTTGACACTGAGTGCTTGTAACACGGCGGCAGGAGATGAGCGTGCAGCACTGGGGTTGGCTGGTTTAGCTGTAAAAACAGGAGCTAAAAGCACTATCGGTTCCCTTTGGTCTGTAAGTGATGAGGCAACGCATGAACTTATCGTAGGTTTTTATAAGGAACTCCAAAAGGGGAAACTCTCAAAAGCGCAAGCGTTGAGAAATGCCCAGCTTAATTTAATTAAAGGCAGGTACTTTGAACATCCCTACTACTGGTCTCCGTTTTTATTAATAGGAAGCTGGCTGTAA
- a CDS encoding BamA/TamA family outer membrane protein has product MKTGLFTCMLLSLVCILFIRDVEAEDVAEKSSIRLEQIPDVNQSERLLPLPGLKENKNEPAFELPDAAEEPDKGDLSSAVSIYIRKITFRGGTVFSEKEIDNITNPYINRNVSFMKIEKLRRTLSELYTKRGYVNSGVIIPDQKVKDGELVFQATEGRLSEIAVEGNKQLSKTYIADRIRLHTEEPLNVGELQTSLRLLLQSPSIKDLRAELLPAIGLGESVLKIKVEENRPFTLVIEGGNNHSTSIGSYGGDVYASYRNLFRAGDAINGSFTLSEGLRDGTAEYVVPLSARDTLLKIQYRQNTASIIEAPFEKLEIKSRVKTYGMTVSHPLYKTPEKEINLGITTEMRQSETFLLGRRFSFSEGTDDGKAGVFALRTFQEWADRGQDHVLAARSTLSFGLRGFNSTINDSDTPDSRFITWLLQFQAIKRPFNTKTKLIFRTDLQLSNDRLLPMEKLAVGGMDSVRGYRKNILVRDNGLFSSIELRIPIYGTDSRPEVVEVAPFLDYASAWNTKSSTPEPRNISGAGVGIRWAVTSDILFQIYGAKAFRNVYTYEKDLQDKGVYFKLTARIF; this is encoded by the coding sequence GTGAAAACTGGATTATTCACTTGTATGCTGCTATCCCTTGTATGTATATTATTTATCAGGGATGTGGAAGCTGAAGACGTTGCGGAGAAATCGTCCATCCGTCTTGAACAAATCCCTGATGTTAACCAAAGTGAGCGGTTACTACCCCTGCCGGGATTAAAAGAAAACAAAAACGAACCTGCCTTTGAGCTCCCTGATGCAGCAGAGGAACCTGATAAAGGTGATTTATCTTCTGCTGTCTCCATTTACATACGAAAAATAACTTTTAGAGGTGGAACCGTCTTTTCTGAAAAAGAAATAGATAATATTACCAACCCGTATATAAACAGAAATGTTTCGTTTATGAAGATTGAAAAACTAAGGCGTACTCTTTCGGAACTATACACAAAAAGAGGATATGTTAACTCAGGTGTAATAATACCCGACCAGAAGGTCAAAGACGGCGAACTCGTCTTTCAGGCCACTGAAGGCAGGCTTTCAGAGATAGCGGTAGAGGGTAATAAACAGTTAAGTAAAACTTATATTGCAGACAGGATAAGACTCCATACTGAAGAGCCGCTAAATGTTGGTGAACTTCAAACATCACTCAGATTGTTACTACAGAGTCCGTCAATTAAGGACTTAAGGGCGGAGTTACTACCTGCAATAGGGTTAGGGGAAAGTGTTCTTAAAATAAAAGTAGAGGAAAATCGTCCGTTTACGCTGGTAATTGAGGGCGGTAATAATCATTCCACAAGTATCGGCTCATACGGCGGGGATGTTTACGCATCTTACAGGAACCTGTTTCGTGCAGGCGATGCAATAAACGGTAGTTTCACTTTATCGGAGGGATTAAGGGACGGCACAGCGGAATACGTAGTCCCCTTAAGCGCACGGGATACTTTATTAAAGATTCAATACAGACAAAACACTGCCTCTATTATTGAAGCGCCATTTGAAAAACTTGAGATTAAAAGCAGAGTAAAAACCTATGGTATGACAGTTAGCCATCCGCTTTATAAAACCCCTGAAAAGGAGATTAACTTAGGTATAACCACAGAGATGAGACAGTCTGAGACTTTCCTGCTTGGGCGTAGGTTTTCCTTCAGTGAGGGCACAGATGACGGCAAGGCAGGTGTGTTTGCTCTGAGAACATTTCAGGAGTGGGCGGACAGGGGACAAGATCACGTTTTAGCGGCACGCTCCACCCTTAGTTTTGGTCTGAGAGGATTTAACTCAACGATAAACGATAGTGATACCCCTGACAGCAGATTCATAACATGGTTGCTGCAATTTCAGGCCATTAAACGCCCTTTTAATACCAAAACCAAACTGATTTTCCGAACTGATCTGCAACTGTCCAACGACCGGTTGTTACCTATGGAGAAACTCGCCGTTGGCGGCATGGACAGCGTGCGGGGATACAGGAAAAACATTCTTGTAAGGGACAATGGTTTGTTTTCATCCATTGAGCTTCGCATTCCCATCTACGGAACAGACAGTCGTCCTGAGGTAGTGGAAGTAGCGCCTTTTTTGGATTACGCAAGCGCATGGAACACAAAAAGCTCAACACCTGAGCCAAGGAATATATCCGGGGCGGGAGTCGGTATAAGATGGGCTGTAACGTCTGATATTCTTTTTCAAATTTATGGTGCTAAAGCCTTCAGAAACGTATATACTTATGAAAAAGACCTTCAGGACAAAGGTGTCTATTTTAAACTTACCGCAAGGATTTTCTAA
- a CDS encoding diacylglycerol kinase family lipid kinase, which yields MKSSALVIVNPVSGTYSKKKQDILCKALQESSVDYDLYITQKKGDAETLAHRAAKNNTHSLILVCGGDGTANEVVNAASFSDIPVGFLPFGLTNVICRELGTQKPIEEALRVILRGSVKSISLGKVTFNESQRYRYFISMAGFGFDGGAVFGLNRELKKRFGIWAYIYSGLRNFLNYAPVDIGLKVDEYVYEATGVIVSNASRYGGDFRIAPDAGIENDALYATVFNGKDRMHLLRDVISVLTGESCRCRHIKHIKCRHVTIDAAIHAQIDGDYLGNSPWTVETVGSALRVRY from the coding sequence ATGAAATCATCGGCTCTTGTCATAGTTAACCCTGTATCGGGTACATATTCAAAGAAAAAACAGGATATTTTATGTAAGGCTCTACAGGAAAGCAGTGTGGACTATGACCTGTATATTACACAGAAGAAGGGGGATGCAGAGACCCTGGCACACAGAGCGGCAAAGAACAATACCCATTCACTTATATTAGTATGCGGCGGGGACGGCACGGCAAATGAGGTGGTAAATGCAGCGTCATTTTCCGATATTCCGGTTGGGTTTTTACCATTTGGCCTGACAAATGTGATTTGCAGAGAGTTGGGAACACAAAAACCCATAGAGGAGGCTCTACGGGTTATACTAAGAGGCAGTGTTAAAAGTATTTCCCTGGGGAAGGTAACATTTAATGAATCACAGAGGTACAGGTACTTTATTTCAATGGCAGGTTTTGGTTTTGACGGCGGGGCGGTTTTTGGGCTTAACAGAGAATTAAAAAAGCGCTTTGGCATCTGGGCATACATATACAGCGGTCTCAGAAATTTTCTGAACTATGCACCGGTTGACATTGGTTTAAAGGTGGATGAATATGTTTATGAGGCAACAGGTGTGATAGTAAGTAACGCCAGCCGTTATGGGGGGGATTTCAGGATAGCGCCGGATGCCGGCATTGAAAATGACGCCCTGTATGCTACTGTATTTAACGGTAAAGACAGAATGCACTTGCTGAGGGATGTGATAAGTGTACTTACGGGAGAGTCCTGCCGCTGCCGCCATATAAAACATATCAAATGCCGGCATGTTACAATTGATGCCGCAATACATGCCCAGATAGACGGAGACTATCTGGGAAATAGCCCATGGACTGTGGAAACAGTGGGAAGTGCTCTTAGGGTAAGATACTAA
- a CDS encoding glycosyltransferase family 2 protein: MKKTLIIIPAYNEEKNIGAVLDGIRALQPDIDVVVVNDGSGDQTAMVSESHGAKVLNHTFNLGYGGALQSGFRFALMKGYDYVVTMDGDGQHDPACIKNLSEAHTATGANVVIGTRFLSEGYRMGLIRKAGVAFFRAITRLYTGIKFTDPTSGFQMMDKTVFSYLAKGDNYPMDYPDANTIMLLHKKNFKIVETQVHMYHRLEGTSMHSGLRPIGYVIKMVLAIIMVALRRD, translated from the coding sequence GTGAAAAAGACACTTATAATAATCCCGGCGTATAACGAGGAAAAAAACATAGGAGCGGTGTTAGACGGTATAAGGGCGTTGCAGCCGGATATTGATGTTGTGGTGGTAAATGACGGCTCAGGGGATCAAACTGCGATGGTATCTGAAAGCCATGGGGCAAAGGTCTTAAACCACACTTTTAATCTTGGTTACGGCGGGGCGTTGCAGAGCGGTTTCAGGTTTGCTCTCATGAAAGGGTATGACTACGTTGTAACTATGGACGGCGATGGACAACATGATCCGGCGTGTATTAAAAATCTCTCCGAGGCACATACTGCAACAGGGGCAAATGTGGTTATAGGAACGAGGTTTTTATCAGAAGGTTATAGGATGGGACTAATACGAAAGGCGGGGGTAGCTTTTTTCAGAGCCATTACCCGCCTCTATACCGGTATAAAGTTTACAGATCCGACAAGCGGCTTTCAAATGATGGATAAAACCGTTTTTTCCTATCTCGCTAAGGGTGATAATTACCCGATGGATTACCCCGATGCCAACACCATTATGCTGCTTCATAAGAAAAACTTCAAAATTGTGGAAACCCAGGTACATATGTATCACCGTCTTGAGGGCACATCAATGCACAGCGGGCTAAGGCCTATAGGATATGTGATAAAAATGGTACTTGCCATCATCATGGTAGCCCTGAGGAGGGATTAG